A single Brassica rapa cultivar Chiifu-401-42 chromosome A04, CAAS_Brap_v3.01, whole genome shotgun sequence DNA region contains:
- the LOC103864671 gene encoding G-type lectin S-receptor-like serine/threonine-protein kinase At1g11280 isoform X1: protein MIIYDYNTILYYTSSRLNYFLFIHLDLKNSFAHMGVHWREMDVVLFCFLWWLSIFSDCGDAAISRESPLSLGQTLSSPGESYELGFFSPNNSRNQYVGIWFKKITPRVVVWVANREKPITSPAANLTISGNGSLILLDSRNRVVWSSTRGEPSTNKCHAKLLDTGNLVVVDEVSGTLLWQSFENPGDTLLPLSSLTYNLAAKEKRVLTSWKSRTDPSPGEFSVELTPQVPSQLVTMKGNKVYKRSGPWDKTGFTGVPQMDESYASPFSLVQDVANGKGNFSYLQRNSQLLTRVIVTSEGYVKTSHYNGTGWVVDFVTPANKCDIYGACGPFGLCVTSTPIKCECIKGFVPKHKEEWKRGNKTSGCVRRKELSSCRQEATKSSTDAFYRLSNVKPPDLYKYAASFADKDQCRQGCLGNCSCTAFAFVTGIGCLLWNQELMDTVQYSAGGEFLSIRLASSELVWFCGKYLSAGSRRTMMIIAGSICLSIFVILAFASYKYWRYRAKRNAWKSGLEQEEISGLTFFEMNTIRAATDNFKISNKLGQGGFGPVYKGILSDRKEIAVKRLSSSSGQGTEEFMNEIKLISKLQHRNLVRLLGCCIDGEEKLLIYEFMVNKSLDSFLFDSTLKLQIDWPKRFNIIEGVARGLLYLHRDSCLKVIHRDMKVSNILLDENMNPKISDFGLARMFQGTQHQDSTRRVVGTIGYMSPEYAWTGMFSEKSDIYAFGVLLLEIISGMKISSFNCGMEGKTLLEYAWESWLETDGVDLLDQDIASSCSPVEVARCVQIGLLCIQQQAVDRPNIAQVVSMITTTTDLPRPQQPVFALQNHDQESTVSVLESVNHMTQTAIYGR, encoded by the exons ATGATCATATATGATTATAATACTATACTATACTATACATCTAGCAGACTCAACTATTTTCTGTTCATACATTTAGATCTGAAGAACTCTTTTGCACACATGGGGGTACACTGGAGAGAGATGGATGTAGTTCTCTTTTGCTTTCTCTGGTGGCTAAGTATATTCTCTGACTGTGGCGACGCAGCTATATCTAGAGAAAGTCCTTTGTCACTAGGACAAACTCTGAGTTCCCCTGGTGAATCTTACGAGTTAGGATTCTTCAGTCCTAACAACTCCCGGAACCAGTATGTCGGGATCTGGTTCAAGAAAATCACGCCGCGGGTGGTTGTGTGGGTGGCTAACAGAGAAAAGCCTATCACAAGCCCTGCGGCAAACCTCACTATCAGCGGAAACGGGAGTCTTATCTTGCTTGACAGCAGAAACAGAGTTGTTTGGTCATCAACCAGAGGAGAACCTTCCACTAACAAGTGTCACGCCAAGCTCTTAGATACAGGCAATCTCGTCGTCGTTGATGAAGTTTCAGGAACTCTTCTGTGGCAAAGCTTCGAGAATCCAGGGGATACTCTGCTACCTCTCTCGTCGCTAACGTACAACCTCGCCGCTAAGGAGAAGCGAGTGTTGACTTCTTGGAAAAGCCGCACCGATCCATCTCCTGGCGAGTTTTCAGTCGAGCTGACGCCGCAAGTGCCGTCACAGCTCGTTACTATGAAAGGCAACAAAGTTTATAAAAGAAGCGGTCCGTGGGATAAGACCGGGTTCACCGGCGTACCGCAAATGGACGAATCGTACGCGAGTCCGTTTAGCCTTGTCCAAGACGTAGCAAACGGGAAAGGGAACTTCTCTTATTTACAGAGAAACTCTCAGCTGCTTACGCGAGTTATCGTAACGTCAGAGGGATATGTAAAGACGTCTCATTACAATGGGACGGGGTGGGTTGTGGACTTTGTGACTCCAGCGAATAAGTGTGATATCTACGGTGCATGTGGACCTTTTGGGTTGTGTGTGACGTCCACTCCTATAAAGTGTGAATGCATAAAAGGGTTTGTGCCAAAACACAAAGAGGAGTGGAAACGAGGAAACAAGACTTCTGGATGTGTGAGACGTAAAGAATTATCATCTTGTCGTCAGGAGGCAACAAAGTCATCTACAGACGCATTTTATCGTCTTTCCAATGTAAAGCCTCCAGATCTCTACAAATACGCTGCAAGCTTTGCTGATAAAGATCAATGCCGACAGGGCTGTCTCGGAAACTGCTCATGCACTGCTTTTGCGTTTGTTACTGGAATCGGATGCTTGCTTTGGAATCAGGAGCTAATGGACACAGTTCAATATTCTGCTGGAGGAGAGTTTCTTTCGATTCGTCTTGCAAGCTCAGAACTTG TTTGGTTTTGTGGTAAATATCTCTCAGCTGGAAGCAGGAGAACAATGATGATTATTGCTGGTAGTATCTGCCTTtccatttttgtgattttggcctTTGCCTCATATAAGTACTGGAGATACAGAGCAAAACGAAATG CCTGGAAAAGTGGTCTGGAACAAGAAGAAATCTCAGGATTAACTTTCTTTGAGATGAATACCATAAGAGCTGCTACTGATAACTTTAAAATCTCAAACAAACTCGGTCAAGGTGGATTTGGTCCAGTTTATAAG GGAATTCTGTCAGATAGGAAGGAAATAGCGGTTAAACGGCTTTCTAGCAGTTCCGGACAGGGTACAGAAGAGTTCATGAACGAAATAAAACTCATCTCAAAACTACAACACAGAAACTTGGTTCGGCTTTTGGGTTGCTGCATTGATGGAGAAGAAAAGCTACTAATTTATGAGTTCATGGTGAACAAAAGCCTCGACAGTTTTCTCTTTG ATTCGACTCTAAAGCTTCAGATTGATTGGCCCAAGAGGTTCAACATTATTGAAGGTGTTGCGCGTGGGCTTCTCTATCTCCATCGTGACTCATGCCTCAAGGTCATACACCGTGACATGAAGGTCAGCAACATTCTCTTGGACGAAAACATGAACCCAAAAATATCAGATTTCGGATTGGCTCGCATGTTTCAAGGAACTCAACATCAAGACAGCACTCGTAGGGTTGTCGGAACTAT AGGATACATGTCTCCTGAATATGCATGGACAGGGATGTTCTCAGAGAAGTCTGACATATATGCTTTTGGAGTTCTTCTGTTAGAAATTATTAGTGGGATGAAGATCTCAAGTTTTAATTGTGGAATGGAAGGCAAAACCCTTCTTGAATAT GCATGGGAGTCTTGGCTGGAGACCGATGGAGTTGATCTTTTGGATCAAGATATTGCCAGCTCGTGTTCTCCAGTTGAAGTCGCGAGATGTGTTCAGATTGGTTTACTCTGCATCCAACAGCAAGCTGTTGACAGACCAAACATTGCACAAGTAGTGTCCATGATCACAACCACAACAGATCTTCCGAGACCACAACAACCAGTCTTTGCATTGCAGAATCACGATCAAGAGAGTACTGTCTCTGTGTTAGAGTCCGTAAATCATATGACACAAACTGCAATTTATGGGCGATAG
- the LOC103864670 gene encoding probable sugar phosphate/phosphate translocator At2g25520 gives MGKGRALSEGVIKKILLSYTYVAIRIFLSFTVIVYNKYILDKKLYNWPYPITLTMIHMAFCSSLAIILIKLFKIVDPVSMSRDTYLRSVVPIGALYSLSLWLSNSAYIYLSVSFIQMLKALMPVAVYSIGVLLKKEAFKSRTMTNMLSISFGVAVAAYGEAKFDVWGVVLQLGAVAFEATRLVLIQILLTSKGINLNPITSLYYVAPCCFVFLSVPWIFVELPVLREASSVRFDFVVFGTNSVCAFALNLAVFLLVGKTSALTMNVAGVVKDWLLIAFSWSVIKDTVTPLNLFGYGLAFLGVGYYNHCKLQALKAKDAQKKVQASDEEAGKLLDVRESERNETKD, from the coding sequence ATGGGGAAAGGTCGTGCACTAAGCGAGGGAGTGATAAAAAAGATCCTCCTCTCCTACACCTACGTGGCAATCCGGATCTTCCTCAGCTTCACCGTGATCGTCTACAACAAATACATCCTCGACAAGAAGCTCTACAACTGGCCTTACCCCATCACACTCACCATGATCCACATGGCCTTCTGCTCCTCCTTAGCCATCATCCTCATCAAACTCTTCAAGATCGTCGACCCCGTCTCCATGTCACGCGACACCTACCTCAGATCCGTCGTCCCCATCGGCGCGCTCTACTCGCTCTCCCTCTGGCTCTCCAACTCCGCCTACATCTACCTCTCCGTCTCCTTCATCCAGATGCTCAAGGCCCTCATGCCCGTCGCCGTCTACTCCATCGGAGTCTTGCTGAAGAAGGAAGCGTTCAAGTCTCGGACCATGACCAACATGCTCTCCATCTCCTTCGGCGTCGCGGTCGCTGCCTACGGAGAAGCGAAGTTCGATGTCTGGGGCGTCGTGCTTCAGCTCGGAGCCGTTGCTTTCGAAGCCACGAGGTTGGTTCTGATTCAGATCTTGCTTACTTCCAAAGGAATCAATCTAAACCCCATCACTTCTCTTTATTACGTGGCTCCTTGCTGTTTTGTTTTTCTGTCCGTGCCTTGGATCTTTGTGGAGCTTCCGGTTCTGAGAGAGGCTTCGAGTGTCCGTTTCGATTTTGTCGTTTTCGGGACCAACTCGGTCTGCGCGTTCGCGTTGAACCTTGCTGTGTTTCTCCTCGTTGGGAAGACTTCTGCGTTGACTATGAATGTCGCTGGCGTGGTGAAGGACTGGCTATTGATCGCTTTCTCCTGGTCTGTGATTAAGGATACGGTCACGCCGTTGAATCTTTTTGGGTACGGGCTTGCGTTTTTGGGTGTTGGGTATTATAATCATTGCAAGTTGCAGGCGTTGAAGGCGAAAGATGCTCAGAAGAAGGTTCAGGCGAGTGATGAAGAAGCTGGGAAGCTTTTGGATGTGAGGGAGAGTGAACGTAACGAAACTAAAGATTGA
- the LOC103864671 gene encoding G-type lectin S-receptor-like serine/threonine-protein kinase At1g11280 isoform X3 gives MIIYDYNTILYYTSSRLNYFLFIHLDLKNSFAHMGVHWREMDVVLFCFLWWLSIFSDCGDAAISRESPLSLGQTLSSPGESYELGFFSPNNSRNQYVGIWFKKITPRVVVWVANREKPITSPAANLTISGNGSLILLDSRNRVVWSSTRGEPSTNKCHAKLLDTGNLVVVDEVSGTLLWQSFENPGDTLLPLSSLTYNLAAKEKRVLTSWKSRTDPSPGEFSVELTPQVPSQLVTMKGNKVYKRSGPWDKTGFTGVPQMDESYASPFSLVQDVANGKGNFSYLQRNSQLLTRVIVTSEGYVKTSHYNGTGWVVDFVTPANKCDIYGACGPFGLCVTSTPIKCECIKGFVPKHKEEWKRGNKTSGCVRRKELSSCRQEATKSSTDAFYRLSNGCLGNCSCTAFAFVTGIGCLLWNQELMDTVQYSAGGEFLSIRLASSELVWFCGKYLSAGSRRTMMIIAGSICLSIFVILAFASYKYWRYRAKRNAWKSGLEQEEISGLTFFEMNTIRAATDNFKISNKLGQGGFGPVYKGILSDRKEIAVKRLSSSSGQGTEEFMNEIKLISKLQHRNLVRLLGCCIDGEEKLLIYEFMVNKSLDSFLFDSTLKLQIDWPKRFNIIEGVARGLLYLHRDSCLKVIHRDMKVSNILLDENMNPKISDFGLARMFQGTQHQDSTRRVVGTIGYMSPEYAWTGMFSEKSDIYAFGVLLLEIISGMKISSFNCGMEGKTLLEYAWESWLETDGVDLLDQDIASSCSPVEVARCVQIGLLCIQQQAVDRPNIAQVVSMITTTTDLPRPQQPVFALQNHDQESTVSVLESVNHMTQTAIYGR, from the exons ATGATCATATATGATTATAATACTATACTATACTATACATCTAGCAGACTCAACTATTTTCTGTTCATACATTTAGATCTGAAGAACTCTTTTGCACACATGGGGGTACACTGGAGAGAGATGGATGTAGTTCTCTTTTGCTTTCTCTGGTGGCTAAGTATATTCTCTGACTGTGGCGACGCAGCTATATCTAGAGAAAGTCCTTTGTCACTAGGACAAACTCTGAGTTCCCCTGGTGAATCTTACGAGTTAGGATTCTTCAGTCCTAACAACTCCCGGAACCAGTATGTCGGGATCTGGTTCAAGAAAATCACGCCGCGGGTGGTTGTGTGGGTGGCTAACAGAGAAAAGCCTATCACAAGCCCTGCGGCAAACCTCACTATCAGCGGAAACGGGAGTCTTATCTTGCTTGACAGCAGAAACAGAGTTGTTTGGTCATCAACCAGAGGAGAACCTTCCACTAACAAGTGTCACGCCAAGCTCTTAGATACAGGCAATCTCGTCGTCGTTGATGAAGTTTCAGGAACTCTTCTGTGGCAAAGCTTCGAGAATCCAGGGGATACTCTGCTACCTCTCTCGTCGCTAACGTACAACCTCGCCGCTAAGGAGAAGCGAGTGTTGACTTCTTGGAAAAGCCGCACCGATCCATCTCCTGGCGAGTTTTCAGTCGAGCTGACGCCGCAAGTGCCGTCACAGCTCGTTACTATGAAAGGCAACAAAGTTTATAAAAGAAGCGGTCCGTGGGATAAGACCGGGTTCACCGGCGTACCGCAAATGGACGAATCGTACGCGAGTCCGTTTAGCCTTGTCCAAGACGTAGCAAACGGGAAAGGGAACTTCTCTTATTTACAGAGAAACTCTCAGCTGCTTACGCGAGTTATCGTAACGTCAGAGGGATATGTAAAGACGTCTCATTACAATGGGACGGGGTGGGTTGTGGACTTTGTGACTCCAGCGAATAAGTGTGATATCTACGGTGCATGTGGACCTTTTGGGTTGTGTGTGACGTCCACTCCTATAAAGTGTGAATGCATAAAAGGGTTTGTGCCAAAACACAAAGAGGAGTGGAAACGAGGAAACAAGACTTCTGGATGTGTGAGACGTAAAGAATTATCATCTTGTCGTCAGGAGGCAACAAAGTCATCTACAGACGCATTTTATCGTCTTTCCAAT GGCTGTCTCGGAAACTGCTCATGCACTGCTTTTGCGTTTGTTACTGGAATCGGATGCTTGCTTTGGAATCAGGAGCTAATGGACACAGTTCAATATTCTGCTGGAGGAGAGTTTCTTTCGATTCGTCTTGCAAGCTCAGAACTTG TTTGGTTTTGTGGTAAATATCTCTCAGCTGGAAGCAGGAGAACAATGATGATTATTGCTGGTAGTATCTGCCTTtccatttttgtgattttggcctTTGCCTCATATAAGTACTGGAGATACAGAGCAAAACGAAATG CCTGGAAAAGTGGTCTGGAACAAGAAGAAATCTCAGGATTAACTTTCTTTGAGATGAATACCATAAGAGCTGCTACTGATAACTTTAAAATCTCAAACAAACTCGGTCAAGGTGGATTTGGTCCAGTTTATAAG GGAATTCTGTCAGATAGGAAGGAAATAGCGGTTAAACGGCTTTCTAGCAGTTCCGGACAGGGTACAGAAGAGTTCATGAACGAAATAAAACTCATCTCAAAACTACAACACAGAAACTTGGTTCGGCTTTTGGGTTGCTGCATTGATGGAGAAGAAAAGCTACTAATTTATGAGTTCATGGTGAACAAAAGCCTCGACAGTTTTCTCTTTG ATTCGACTCTAAAGCTTCAGATTGATTGGCCCAAGAGGTTCAACATTATTGAAGGTGTTGCGCGTGGGCTTCTCTATCTCCATCGTGACTCATGCCTCAAGGTCATACACCGTGACATGAAGGTCAGCAACATTCTCTTGGACGAAAACATGAACCCAAAAATATCAGATTTCGGATTGGCTCGCATGTTTCAAGGAACTCAACATCAAGACAGCACTCGTAGGGTTGTCGGAACTAT AGGATACATGTCTCCTGAATATGCATGGACAGGGATGTTCTCAGAGAAGTCTGACATATATGCTTTTGGAGTTCTTCTGTTAGAAATTATTAGTGGGATGAAGATCTCAAGTTTTAATTGTGGAATGGAAGGCAAAACCCTTCTTGAATAT GCATGGGAGTCTTGGCTGGAGACCGATGGAGTTGATCTTTTGGATCAAGATATTGCCAGCTCGTGTTCTCCAGTTGAAGTCGCGAGATGTGTTCAGATTGGTTTACTCTGCATCCAACAGCAAGCTGTTGACAGACCAAACATTGCACAAGTAGTGTCCATGATCACAACCACAACAGATCTTCCGAGACCACAACAACCAGTCTTTGCATTGCAGAATCACGATCAAGAGAGTACTGTCTCTGTGTTAGAGTCCGTAAATCATATGACACAAACTGCAATTTATGGGCGATAG
- the LOC103864671 gene encoding G-type lectin S-receptor-like serine/threonine-protein kinase At1g11280 isoform X2, whose amino-acid sequence MIIYDYNTILYYTSSRLNYFLFIHLDLKNSFAHMGVHWREMDVVLFCFLWWLSIFSDCGDAAISRESPLSLGQTLSSPGESYELGFFSPNNSRNQYVGIWFKKITPRVVVWVANREKPITSPAANLTISGNGSLILLDSRNRVVWSSTRGEPSTNKCHAKLLDTGNLVVVDEVSGTLLWQSFENPGDTLLPLSSLTYNLAAKEKRVLTSWKSRTDPSPGEFSVELTPQVPSQLVTMKGNKVYKRSGPWDKTGFTGVPQMDESYASPFSLVQDVANGKGNFSYLQRNSQLLTRVIVTSEGYVKTSHYNGTGWVVDFVTPANKCDIYGACGPFGLCVTSTPIKCECIKGFVPKHKEEWKRGNKTSGCVRRKELSSCRQEATKSSTDAFYRLSNVKPPDLYKYAASFADKDQCRQGCLGNCSCTAFAFVTGIGCLLWNQELMDTVQYSAGGEFLSIRLASSELAGSRRTMMIIAGSICLSIFVILAFASYKYWRYRAKRNAWKSGLEQEEISGLTFFEMNTIRAATDNFKISNKLGQGGFGPVYKGILSDRKEIAVKRLSSSSGQGTEEFMNEIKLISKLQHRNLVRLLGCCIDGEEKLLIYEFMVNKSLDSFLFDSTLKLQIDWPKRFNIIEGVARGLLYLHRDSCLKVIHRDMKVSNILLDENMNPKISDFGLARMFQGTQHQDSTRRVVGTIGYMSPEYAWTGMFSEKSDIYAFGVLLLEIISGMKISSFNCGMEGKTLLEYAWESWLETDGVDLLDQDIASSCSPVEVARCVQIGLLCIQQQAVDRPNIAQVVSMITTTTDLPRPQQPVFALQNHDQESTVSVLESVNHMTQTAIYGR is encoded by the exons ATGATCATATATGATTATAATACTATACTATACTATACATCTAGCAGACTCAACTATTTTCTGTTCATACATTTAGATCTGAAGAACTCTTTTGCACACATGGGGGTACACTGGAGAGAGATGGATGTAGTTCTCTTTTGCTTTCTCTGGTGGCTAAGTATATTCTCTGACTGTGGCGACGCAGCTATATCTAGAGAAAGTCCTTTGTCACTAGGACAAACTCTGAGTTCCCCTGGTGAATCTTACGAGTTAGGATTCTTCAGTCCTAACAACTCCCGGAACCAGTATGTCGGGATCTGGTTCAAGAAAATCACGCCGCGGGTGGTTGTGTGGGTGGCTAACAGAGAAAAGCCTATCACAAGCCCTGCGGCAAACCTCACTATCAGCGGAAACGGGAGTCTTATCTTGCTTGACAGCAGAAACAGAGTTGTTTGGTCATCAACCAGAGGAGAACCTTCCACTAACAAGTGTCACGCCAAGCTCTTAGATACAGGCAATCTCGTCGTCGTTGATGAAGTTTCAGGAACTCTTCTGTGGCAAAGCTTCGAGAATCCAGGGGATACTCTGCTACCTCTCTCGTCGCTAACGTACAACCTCGCCGCTAAGGAGAAGCGAGTGTTGACTTCTTGGAAAAGCCGCACCGATCCATCTCCTGGCGAGTTTTCAGTCGAGCTGACGCCGCAAGTGCCGTCACAGCTCGTTACTATGAAAGGCAACAAAGTTTATAAAAGAAGCGGTCCGTGGGATAAGACCGGGTTCACCGGCGTACCGCAAATGGACGAATCGTACGCGAGTCCGTTTAGCCTTGTCCAAGACGTAGCAAACGGGAAAGGGAACTTCTCTTATTTACAGAGAAACTCTCAGCTGCTTACGCGAGTTATCGTAACGTCAGAGGGATATGTAAAGACGTCTCATTACAATGGGACGGGGTGGGTTGTGGACTTTGTGACTCCAGCGAATAAGTGTGATATCTACGGTGCATGTGGACCTTTTGGGTTGTGTGTGACGTCCACTCCTATAAAGTGTGAATGCATAAAAGGGTTTGTGCCAAAACACAAAGAGGAGTGGAAACGAGGAAACAAGACTTCTGGATGTGTGAGACGTAAAGAATTATCATCTTGTCGTCAGGAGGCAACAAAGTCATCTACAGACGCATTTTATCGTCTTTCCAATGTAAAGCCTCCAGATCTCTACAAATACGCTGCAAGCTTTGCTGATAAAGATCAATGCCGACAGGGCTGTCTCGGAAACTGCTCATGCACTGCTTTTGCGTTTGTTACTGGAATCGGATGCTTGCTTTGGAATCAGGAGCTAATGGACACAGTTCAATATTCTGCTGGAGGAGAGTTTCTTTCGATTCGTCTTGCAAGCTCAGAACTTG CTGGAAGCAGGAGAACAATGATGATTATTGCTGGTAGTATCTGCCTTtccatttttgtgattttggcctTTGCCTCATATAAGTACTGGAGATACAGAGCAAAACGAAATG CCTGGAAAAGTGGTCTGGAACAAGAAGAAATCTCAGGATTAACTTTCTTTGAGATGAATACCATAAGAGCTGCTACTGATAACTTTAAAATCTCAAACAAACTCGGTCAAGGTGGATTTGGTCCAGTTTATAAG GGAATTCTGTCAGATAGGAAGGAAATAGCGGTTAAACGGCTTTCTAGCAGTTCCGGACAGGGTACAGAAGAGTTCATGAACGAAATAAAACTCATCTCAAAACTACAACACAGAAACTTGGTTCGGCTTTTGGGTTGCTGCATTGATGGAGAAGAAAAGCTACTAATTTATGAGTTCATGGTGAACAAAAGCCTCGACAGTTTTCTCTTTG ATTCGACTCTAAAGCTTCAGATTGATTGGCCCAAGAGGTTCAACATTATTGAAGGTGTTGCGCGTGGGCTTCTCTATCTCCATCGTGACTCATGCCTCAAGGTCATACACCGTGACATGAAGGTCAGCAACATTCTCTTGGACGAAAACATGAACCCAAAAATATCAGATTTCGGATTGGCTCGCATGTTTCAAGGAACTCAACATCAAGACAGCACTCGTAGGGTTGTCGGAACTAT AGGATACATGTCTCCTGAATATGCATGGACAGGGATGTTCTCAGAGAAGTCTGACATATATGCTTTTGGAGTTCTTCTGTTAGAAATTATTAGTGGGATGAAGATCTCAAGTTTTAATTGTGGAATGGAAGGCAAAACCCTTCTTGAATAT GCATGGGAGTCTTGGCTGGAGACCGATGGAGTTGATCTTTTGGATCAAGATATTGCCAGCTCGTGTTCTCCAGTTGAAGTCGCGAGATGTGTTCAGATTGGTTTACTCTGCATCCAACAGCAAGCTGTTGACAGACCAAACATTGCACAAGTAGTGTCCATGATCACAACCACAACAGATCTTCCGAGACCACAACAACCAGTCTTTGCATTGCAGAATCACGATCAAGAGAGTACTGTCTCTGTGTTAGAGTCCGTAAATCATATGACACAAACTGCAATTTATGGGCGATAG